From Mycolicibacterium fluoranthenivorans, one genomic window encodes:
- a CDS encoding AMP-binding protein produces the protein MTGSSTTWRDVVDDFAAAARDWPERTAIVHNGTTISYQQLAERIRETATCYRAGGAGSSSRPVGALVTHTPAMVEHLIGILQAGAAYSPIAAALPDARIQSLAAVLGIEHLYATVPGMCGTAELQVKILDKKIAAADTGSPQPICRPADAAYVLCTSGSTGVPKPVVVSRYALSVTVRALRRLFDLTPDDRVLQFASLGWDTCLEEILPALTSGAALVFDDIAHSGSFPAFVRMLAELGITVLDLPTAFWHELVYFLHEEHATLPACVRLVVIGGERVDPTRLRQWRELGIGHVTLLNTYGCTETTMITHAVQLAGPGTEPEVAAEAAEAPLGRRLPHVRDHVTDEGELLVAGPSLADGYLGSPELTAAAFPLADRDCGPQRWFRTGDLVARGENGLLYPRGRIDEQVKVSGVRVHPAEIETQLITHPAVGGAVVVGERVLGRTSLAAYVVAVAPTTSGELKHYLRQRLPSQFVPSRISFVTSMKYTTSGKVDRAATQRAAEDHRSQGAER, from the coding sequence GTGACAGGCTCGTCGACCACGTGGCGCGACGTGGTCGACGACTTCGCCGCCGCGGCCCGTGACTGGCCGGAACGCACTGCCATCGTGCACAACGGGACAACGATCAGCTACCAGCAGCTCGCAGAACGCATTCGGGAGACGGCAACGTGCTATCGCGCCGGCGGAGCCGGGAGTTCGTCTCGTCCTGTCGGTGCTCTGGTCACTCATACGCCCGCGATGGTGGAGCACCTGATCGGGATATTGCAGGCCGGCGCAGCGTACAGCCCGATCGCTGCCGCCCTCCCGGACGCCCGGATACAGAGTCTGGCTGCGGTGCTCGGTATCGAGCATCTGTATGCCACCGTCCCCGGCATGTGCGGAACGGCGGAACTGCAGGTCAAAATCCTTGACAAGAAGATTGCGGCAGCGGATACCGGATCACCACAGCCGATCTGTCGGCCGGCCGACGCGGCCTACGTGCTCTGCACCTCGGGTTCCACCGGAGTGCCGAAACCCGTTGTCGTATCACGATATGCGCTGTCGGTCACGGTGCGGGCGTTGCGCCGGCTCTTCGATCTCACGCCTGACGACCGTGTGCTCCAATTCGCCTCGCTGGGTTGGGATACCTGCCTGGAGGAGATACTGCCCGCGCTGACATCCGGCGCGGCACTGGTTTTCGACGATATCGCACACTCCGGTTCATTCCCTGCCTTCGTGCGCATGCTGGCCGAGCTCGGTATCACCGTGCTCGACCTACCGACGGCATTCTGGCACGAGCTGGTGTACTTCCTACACGAAGAACACGCGACGCTACCGGCTTGCGTCCGGCTGGTCGTGATCGGCGGTGAGCGGGTCGATCCGACCCGGCTGCGGCAGTGGCGCGAACTCGGCATCGGTCACGTCACACTGCTGAACACCTACGGTTGCACCGAGACGACAATGATCACCCATGCCGTCCAGCTGGCCGGTCCCGGGACCGAGCCGGAAGTCGCGGCCGAGGCTGCCGAGGCGCCGCTCGGCCGCAGGCTGCCGCATGTGCGCGACCATGTGACCGACGAAGGTGAGTTGCTGGTGGCGGGCCCCAGCCTGGCAGACGGATACCTCGGGTCTCCGGAACTCACCGCGGCCGCATTCCCGCTCGCCGATCGCGACTGCGGACCGCAACGGTGGTTCCGCACCGGGGATCTGGTCGCCCGGGGGGAGAACGGTCTGCTGTATCCGCGCGGCCGCATCGACGAACAGGTGAAAGTCTCTGGTGTGCGGGTACATCCGGCCGAGATCGAGACGCAGTTGATCACGCACCCCGCTGTCGGAGGCGCGGTCGTCGTCGGTGAACGGGTACTGGGCCGCACCTCGTTGGCGGCGTACGTGGTCGCGGTCGCGCCGACCACCTCGGGTGAGCTCAAGCATTACCTACGTCAACGCCTGCCGAGCCAATTCGTGCCCAGCAGAATCTCATTCGTCACCTCGATGAAGTACACCACGAGCGGAAAAGTCGATCGAGCGGCAACGCAGCGGGCCGCCGAGGATCACCGAAGCCAAGGAGCAGAGCGATGA
- the glmS gene encoding glutamine--fructose-6-phosphate transaminase (isomerizing) yields the protein MCGIIACRTEGSAVEYLRVGLRRLEYRGYDSVGMALRTTGGDIARLRTTGRIGALEALLDDWAGPRFDGAGIGHTRWATHGAVTEGNAHPHVDCAGQISLVHNGIVENAASLRAELDRAGHTFVTTVDSEVLCHLIEDERRRGTDLVRALQNALARVHGSWALAVLEQGSGRIIVAAKGSPLVVGHTAEGDFAASDIAAIADWVDEYRVLGDGDIVELARPDSWRRGGIVIPPPALTRCPWRGRDVELNGYTDYMAKEIDEQPEAAARVLDELADGIANGALWEQLNLPPFERLRVIGCGTSLNAGNVLANLARRLGGVPTTTVSGSEAAQEVPDTAQLVVAMSQSGETADVLRGVQTGAVGISPVLALTNNPQSTLARLADAVVGSSAGPEIGVAATKTFICQVISAAALMISALVGMNRVSARSAAALVDDLRRVPDQLAAASAVAKCVIPPLVDQFAAEAGFIFIGRGLGLPYAAEGALKLKELTYRWAEHYPAGELKHGPLALVGVGTPVIVIDNGDPKLAGNVAEVRARGGHVITVGCAGGAIPVVDDPAAPWGPIAATVPLQILARTMALALGRDVDKPRNLAKSVTVE from the coding sequence ATGTGCGGCATCATCGCATGCCGGACGGAAGGCTCTGCCGTCGAATATCTTCGGGTGGGGCTGCGCCGGCTCGAGTACCGCGGATACGACTCGGTCGGCATGGCGCTGCGGACGACCGGCGGCGATATCGCCCGACTTCGAACGACCGGCCGCATCGGAGCCCTGGAAGCTCTGCTCGACGATTGGGCGGGCCCCCGGTTCGACGGGGCCGGGATCGGCCATACGCGGTGGGCGACCCATGGCGCGGTGACCGAAGGCAATGCCCACCCACATGTCGACTGCGCCGGACAGATCAGCTTGGTGCACAACGGGATCGTGGAGAACGCGGCCAGCCTGCGTGCTGAACTGGATCGTGCCGGACACACTTTCGTCACCACGGTGGACAGCGAAGTTCTGTGCCATCTGATCGAGGACGAGCGGCGGCGCGGCACTGATCTGGTCCGGGCGCTGCAGAACGCGCTGGCCCGCGTGCACGGCTCATGGGCGCTTGCGGTGTTGGAGCAGGGCAGCGGCCGAATCATCGTCGCCGCCAAGGGTTCCCCACTGGTGGTCGGACACACGGCAGAAGGTGACTTCGCCGCGAGCGATATTGCGGCGATCGCGGATTGGGTCGACGAATACCGGGTGCTCGGTGACGGCGATATCGTCGAACTCGCACGCCCTGACAGTTGGCGTCGCGGTGGGATCGTCATACCGCCGCCCGCACTCACCCGCTGCCCATGGCGCGGCCGGGATGTCGAGTTGAACGGTTACACGGACTACATGGCCAAGGAGATCGACGAACAACCCGAGGCGGCAGCCCGGGTGCTCGACGAACTTGCGGACGGCATCGCCAACGGTGCGCTCTGGGAGCAGCTGAACCTGCCACCGTTCGAGCGGCTGCGGGTGATCGGTTGCGGGACGTCCCTGAATGCCGGGAATGTGCTCGCCAACCTGGCACGCCGGCTCGGCGGGGTTCCCACGACCACGGTCAGCGGAAGCGAAGCGGCACAAGAAGTCCCGGATACAGCGCAGCTGGTTGTAGCCATGAGTCAGTCCGGTGAGACGGCTGATGTGTTGCGGGGCGTGCAGACCGGCGCGGTCGGTATCTCGCCCGTGCTCGCACTCACCAACAACCCGCAGTCCACGCTGGCCCGGTTGGCGGACGCCGTCGTCGGAAGCTCAGCCGGGCCCGAGATCGGTGTGGCCGCCACCAAGACTTTCATCTGCCAGGTCATCTCCGCTGCGGCGCTGATGATCTCGGCTCTGGTAGGGATGAATCGGGTCTCGGCCCGGTCGGCCGCGGCACTCGTCGACGATCTCCGTCGTGTGCCGGACCAGCTGGCCGCCGCGAGTGCCGTCGCCAAATGCGTCATCCCGCCGCTCGTCGACCAATTCGCAGCCGAGGCCGGATTCATCTTCATCGGACGGGGACTGGGGCTGCCGTACGCGGCCGAAGGTGCGCTCAAACTCAAGGAACTCACCTACAGGTGGGCCGAGCACTATCCGGCCGGAGAACTCAAGCACGGACCGCTCGCTCTGGTCGGTGTGGGCACGCCCGTGATCGTCATCGACAACGGCGACCCGAAGCTCGCCGGTAACGTCGCGGAGGTTCGAGCCCGCGGTGGTCATGTCATCACGGTCGGGTGCGCTGGTGGCGCCATACCGGTCGTCGATGATCCCGCCGCGCCGTGGGGCCCGATCGCGGCGACGGTACCGCTGCAGATACTGGCCCGCACGATGGCGCTGGCCCTGGGGCGCGACGTGGACAAACCGCGGAATCTCGCCAAATCCGTGACGGTCGAGTGA
- a CDS encoding LuxR C-terminal-related transcriptional regulator, whose amino-acid sequence MDSSTGDLTVKAPHVAIAPGDATDDLAEASRGHSSGNGRRSANPRSFPVRRDEPLGWDLAPNGRWAETRQELADGLTLLHDVRVLIVDDCTLYRDYLYGVLAAHGAVAPGVAWDLPSLVAAFDSTLPRVILLNMASRDSATLLRHALALGPHLRVVVLGVSEDDESEIVACAEAGVAGYHLRTESLDDLIDLIRKVAAGESLCSPRVSAILLRRLSALASQRPPASKELVLTAREIQILRMLELGLANRQIAEELCIAIHTVKNHVHSLLTKLGVSTRAQAAVVARTLLQPEDPPGYQSGI is encoded by the coding sequence ATGGACTCAAGCACTGGTGATCTGACCGTTAAGGCACCACACGTAGCGATTGCACCAGGCGACGCCACTGACGATCTCGCCGAGGCGTCGCGAGGTCATTCGTCGGGAAACGGCCGTCGATCAGCTAACCCGAGATCATTTCCGGTCCGTCGTGACGAACCGCTCGGGTGGGATCTGGCGCCGAACGGCCGGTGGGCAGAGACCCGCCAGGAGCTGGCCGACGGGCTGACGTTGCTTCATGACGTGCGGGTGTTGATCGTTGATGACTGCACCCTGTACCGCGACTATCTGTACGGCGTCCTTGCCGCACATGGTGCGGTGGCGCCGGGAGTGGCCTGGGATCTGCCGTCGCTGGTCGCCGCATTCGACTCGACACTGCCGCGGGTGATTCTGCTGAACATGGCGTCGCGAGACAGCGCGACGCTGTTGCGTCATGCGCTGGCCTTGGGTCCGCATCTGCGCGTGGTGGTGCTGGGGGTCTCGGAGGATGACGAATCGGAGATCGTCGCCTGCGCCGAGGCGGGTGTGGCCGGCTATCACCTCCGAACCGAATCGCTCGACGATCTCATCGATTTGATCCGCAAAGTTGCTGCGGGAGAATCGCTTTGTTCGCCGAGGGTCTCGGCCATCCTCCTCCGTCGGCTGTCAGCACTGGCCTCGCAGCGACCGCCGGCCTCCAAGGAACTAGTCCTGACCGCTCGCGAGATCCAGATCTTGCGGATGCTGGAACTGGGTCTTGCGAATCGGCAGATTGCCGAAGAACTCTGCATTGCCATCCACACCGTCAAAAATCACGTGCACAGCTTGTTGACCAAGCTCGGCGTGAGTACCCGGGCGCAGGCCGCGGTGGTCGCCCGCACCCTCCTGCAGCCCGAGGATCCCCCCGGGTACCAATCCGGGATCTAG
- a CDS encoding lipid-transfer protein encodes MSSKAGLSGKAAIAGIGATDFSKNSGRSELRLAAEAVLDALADAGLEPSDVDGLVTFTMDSNLETAVARSTGIGDLKFFSQIGYGGGAAAATVQQAALAVATGVAEVVVAYRAFNERSEFRFGQVMTGLTINADSRGVEYSWSYPHGLSTPAASVAMVAQRYMHEYGATSADFGVVSVADRKHAANNPKAHFYGKPITIEDHQNSRWIAEPLRLLDCCQETDGGVAIVVTTPERAKDLKHRPAIIEAAAQGAGADQFTMYSYYRDELGLPEMGLVGRQLWEQSGLTPTDIQTAILYDHFTPYTLIQLEELGFCGKGEAKDFIAGGAIELGGRLPINTHGGQLGEAYIHGMNGIAEGVRQLRGTSVNQVDNVEHVLVTAGTGVPTSGLILG; translated from the coding sequence CTGTCGAGCAAGGCCGGGTTGTCCGGAAAGGCGGCGATCGCCGGTATCGGCGCCACCGACTTCTCCAAGAACTCCGGCCGCAGCGAGCTGCGACTGGCCGCCGAGGCGGTTCTCGACGCCTTGGCCGACGCCGGCCTCGAACCGTCAGATGTCGACGGGCTCGTGACCTTCACCATGGACTCGAACCTGGAGACCGCCGTCGCGCGGTCGACCGGAATCGGGGACCTGAAGTTCTTCAGTCAGATCGGCTACGGAGGCGGCGCCGCCGCGGCGACCGTGCAGCAGGCGGCTCTCGCGGTCGCTACGGGGGTCGCGGAAGTCGTGGTGGCGTACCGGGCCTTCAACGAGCGCTCGGAGTTCCGCTTCGGTCAGGTGATGACCGGTCTGACGATCAATGCCGACTCCCGCGGTGTGGAGTACAGCTGGTCCTACCCGCATGGATTGAGCACACCGGCCGCCTCGGTCGCAATGGTCGCCCAGCGATACATGCACGAATACGGCGCCACCAGTGCGGATTTCGGTGTCGTGTCGGTGGCGGACCGCAAGCATGCGGCCAACAACCCGAAGGCGCACTTCTACGGTAAGCCGATCACCATCGAGGACCACCAGAACTCGCGGTGGATCGCCGAACCACTGCGTTTGCTGGATTGCTGCCAGGAAACCGACGGCGGGGTGGCCATCGTCGTGACCACCCCCGAGCGGGCCAAGGACCTCAAGCATCGGCCCGCGATCATCGAGGCCGCCGCCCAGGGCGCGGGAGCCGATCAGTTCACCATGTACTCCTATTACCGCGATGAGCTCGGGCTGCCTGAGATGGGTCTGGTGGGTCGGCAACTGTGGGAGCAGAGCGGACTGACGCCGACCGATATCCAGACGGCGATCCTGTATGACCACTTCACCCCGTACACGCTGATCCAGCTCGAGGAGCTGGGCTTCTGCGGTAAGGGTGAGGCCAAGGATTTCATCGCCGGCGGGGCCATCGAACTCGGCGGACGACTGCCGATCAACACCCACGGCGGTCAGCTCGGTGAGGCCTATATCCACGGGATGAACGGGATCGCCGAGGGCGTGCGTCAGCTGCGTGGGACGTCGGTCAATCAGGTCGACAACGTCGAGCATGTTCTCGTCACCGCCGGTACCGGTGTGCCCACATCGGGTCTGATCCTGGGCTGA
- a CDS encoding MaoC family dehydratase, producing MGAASMSVTAEVGTKLPELQIYGDPTFIVSTAIATRDYQDVHHDRDKAQAKGSKDIFVNILTDTGLVGRYVTDWAGPNAIVTSIKLRLGVPWYAYDTITFRGEVTAVEGDLVTLKVVGSNSLGDHVIATSTLTLGDK from the coding sequence ATGGGAGCCGCAAGCATGAGTGTGACGGCCGAGGTCGGGACCAAGTTGCCCGAACTGCAGATCTACGGTGACCCGACGTTCATCGTGTCGACCGCCATCGCGACCCGCGATTACCAGGACGTGCACCACGACCGGGACAAGGCACAGGCCAAGGGGTCCAAGGACATCTTCGTCAACATCCTGACCGACACCGGTCTGGTGGGTCGCTATGTCACCGACTGGGCCGGTCCGAACGCGATCGTCACGTCGATCAAGCTGCGCCTCGGTGTGCCCTGGTATGCCTATGACACCATCACGTTCCGTGGTGAGGTGACCGCGGTCGAGGGTGACCTGGTGACGCTGAAGGTAGTGGGTAGCAACAGCCTTGGCGACCATGTCATCGCCACGTCCACGCTGACATTGGGGGACAAGTGA
- a CDS encoding bifunctional MaoC family dehydratase N-terminal/OB-fold nucleic acid binding domain-containing protein, which yields MTGTNDLQAGIDAIIASGRGEPTVGRDPVNLPMIHHWTDAIGDTNPIYVDDAAARAAGHDGIVAPPAMIQVWTMMGLGRARSEDDPLARAMKLFDDAGYVGVVATNCDQTYHRYLKPGEQVAMSAEIVSIIGPKQTALGEGYFINQKIRWHVAREDGADEEVADMDWRIMKFLPRATPGQEDSAETASLPEDLDPDKLMRPSSSRDTKFFWDGVNAHELRIQRRPDGTLQHPPVPAVWADKDAPTDYVVASGKGSVFSYVVHHAPKVPGRSLPFVIALVELEEGVRMLGELRGIEPEQVKIGLPVRATYLDFPDSEVSPAWSLYAWEPQA from the coding sequence GTGACCGGCACGAACGATCTGCAGGCCGGTATCGACGCCATCATCGCGTCGGGACGCGGTGAGCCGACGGTCGGCCGGGATCCGGTGAACCTGCCCATGATTCACCACTGGACCGATGCAATCGGCGATACCAACCCGATCTACGTCGACGATGCCGCGGCCCGGGCGGCCGGGCACGACGGCATTGTTGCGCCGCCCGCCATGATCCAGGTATGGACCATGATGGGGCTGGGACGCGCGCGCTCGGAGGACGATCCGCTGGCGCGGGCCATGAAACTGTTCGACGATGCCGGATACGTCGGCGTCGTCGCCACCAACTGCGACCAGACCTATCACCGCTACCTGAAGCCGGGTGAGCAGGTGGCCATGAGCGCCGAGATCGTCAGCATCATCGGGCCCAAGCAGACTGCGCTGGGTGAGGGCTACTTCATCAATCAGAAGATCCGCTGGCACGTTGCTCGTGAAGACGGGGCTGACGAGGAAGTCGCCGATATGGACTGGCGCATCATGAAGTTCCTGCCGAGAGCGACGCCTGGCCAGGAAGATTCAGCCGAAACCGCGTCGCTGCCTGAGGATCTCGACCCAGACAAGCTGATGCGGCCGTCCTCGTCGCGTGACACCAAGTTCTTCTGGGATGGTGTCAACGCGCACGAGTTGCGTATCCAGCGCCGTCCGGACGGCACGCTGCAGCATCCGCCGGTGCCGGCGGTGTGGGCCGACAAGGACGCGCCGACGGATTATGTCGTCGCCTCCGGCAAGGGATCGGTGTTCAGCTACGTCGTGCACCATGCGCCGAAGGTGCCCGGCCGCAGCTTGCCGTTCGTCATCGCCCTGGTCGAGCTCGAGGAGGGCGTCCGCATGCTCGGCGAGCTGCGCGGAATCGAACCCGAGCAGGTGAAGATCGGATTGCCGGTGCGTGCAACGTATCTCGACTTCCCCGACAGTGAAGTCAGCCCGGCCTGGTCGCTGTATGCATGGGAGCCGCAAGCATGA
- the fadE29 gene encoding acyl-CoA dehydrogenase FadE29 has translation MYIDLTPEQRKLQSELREYFSTLVTPEEAQAMESDRHNEAYRAVIKRMGTDGKLGVGWPKEYGGLGFGPIEQQIFINEANRADIPLPMVTLQTVGPTLQVLGTEEQKKKFLPGILSGDVHFAIGYSEPDAGTDLASLRTTAVRHGDEYIVNGQKMWTTGAHDADYIWLACRTDPEAAKHKGISILIVDTKDPGYSWTPIILSDGAHHTNASYYNDVRVPADMLVGEEHGGWKLITTQLNHERVGLGPAGRVAGIYEHVRAWAEKPAADGVAPIEHDDAKHLLGQIKAIWRINELLNWQVAASGETIAVADAAATKVFSTERIQEVGRLAEELVGRFGNPADPDTAHLQDWLDKMTKRNLVITFGGGVNEVMREMIAASGLKVPRVPR, from the coding sequence ATGTACATCGATCTGACCCCGGAGCAGCGCAAGCTGCAATCCGAACTGCGAGAATATTTTTCGACTCTCGTTACGCCCGAAGAAGCACAGGCGATGGAGAGCGACCGGCACAACGAGGCCTACCGCGCGGTGATCAAGCGGATGGGCACGGACGGCAAGCTCGGCGTCGGCTGGCCCAAGGAGTACGGCGGCCTGGGCTTCGGCCCGATCGAGCAGCAGATCTTCATCAACGAGGCGAACCGCGCCGACATCCCGCTGCCGATGGTGACGCTGCAGACCGTCGGCCCGACCCTGCAGGTGCTGGGCACCGAGGAACAGAAGAAGAAGTTCCTGCCGGGAATCCTCTCCGGTGACGTACATTTCGCGATCGGCTACTCAGAACCGGATGCCGGCACCGACCTGGCGTCGCTGCGCACCACCGCGGTGCGCCACGGTGACGAGTACATCGTGAACGGCCAGAAGATGTGGACGACGGGCGCACACGACGCCGACTACATCTGGCTGGCCTGCCGCACCGATCCCGAAGCCGCCAAGCACAAGGGCATCTCGATCCTCATCGTCGACACCAAGGATCCGGGGTATTCGTGGACCCCGATCATCTTGTCCGACGGCGCACATCACACCAACGCGTCCTACTACAACGACGTCCGGGTGCCCGCCGACATGCTGGTCGGCGAGGAGCACGGCGGCTGGAAACTGATCACCACCCAGCTCAACCACGAGCGGGTCGGCCTCGGTCCGGCCGGTCGGGTCGCCGGGATCTACGAACACGTGCGGGCATGGGCCGAGAAGCCGGCCGCCGACGGTGTGGCCCCGATCGAACACGATGACGCGAAGCACCTGCTCGGTCAGATCAAGGCCATCTGGCGGATCAACGAGCTGTTGAACTGGCAGGTCGCCGCGTCCGGCGAGACCATCGCCGTTGCCGATGCCGCTGCGACCAAAGTCTTCTCCACCGAACGCATTCAAGAGGTGGGCAGGCTGGCCGAGGAGCTCGTCGGCCGATTCGGCAACCCGGCCGATCCGGACACCGCCCATCTGCAGGACTGGCTGGACAAGATGACCAAGCGAAACCTGGTCATCACGTTCGGCGGCGGGGTCAACGAGGTGATGCGCGAGATGATCGCCGCGTCCGGGTTGAAGGTGCCGAGGGTTCCCCGGTGA
- a CDS encoding acyl-CoA dehydrogenase family protein: MDFSPNPEQQAVADVVTSVLDRDNSWDALVSGGVTALAAPERLGGDGLGLLEVATALTEIGRHGTISPALATLGLGLVPLLDLASAEQQDRYLAGVAQGSVLSAALNEQGVSLPERPATVLSPSSDGYKLNGTKIGVPYAESAQWLLVTTDSAVVVIAPTAAGVALTKTPTSNASDEYVVTFTDVQVPAVDVLEGATVARVNQLALATMGAFAAGLVAGALRLTADYVATREQFGRPLSTFQTVAAQLSEIYIASRTIDLLSTSAVWRLAEDLDAAEDLAILGYWLTSQASPAMRLSHHLHGGMGMDITYPMDRYYSSIKDLTRLLGGPTYRLDLVGA; this comes from the coding sequence GTGGATTTCAGTCCAAACCCGGAACAGCAGGCTGTCGCCGATGTGGTGACCTCTGTGCTCGACCGGGACAATAGTTGGGATGCACTGGTTTCCGGTGGCGTGACCGCGCTCGCCGCACCTGAGCGGCTCGGTGGTGACGGTCTCGGGCTGCTCGAGGTGGCCACCGCGCTGACCGAGATCGGGCGGCACGGCACCATCAGCCCCGCGTTGGCGACCCTCGGTCTCGGGTTGGTGCCCCTGCTCGACCTCGCCTCGGCGGAGCAGCAGGACCGCTACCTGGCGGGCGTGGCCCAGGGGTCGGTGTTGTCGGCGGCGCTGAACGAGCAGGGCGTGTCGCTGCCGGAACGGCCTGCCACTGTGCTTTCCCCGTCGTCCGACGGCTATAAGCTCAATGGCACCAAAATCGGTGTGCCGTATGCCGAGTCGGCGCAATGGCTGCTCGTCACCACCGACAGTGCGGTAGTCGTCATCGCGCCGACGGCCGCGGGTGTGGCGCTCACCAAGACGCCGACCTCCAACGCGTCCGACGAGTACGTCGTGACGTTCACCGACGTGCAGGTGCCGGCGGTCGACGTCCTCGAGGGCGCCACCGTGGCACGGGTCAACCAGCTGGCGCTGGCGACGATGGGTGCGTTCGCGGCTGGTCTTGTCGCGGGCGCGCTGCGGTTGACCGCCGACTACGTGGCCACCCGCGAGCAGTTCGGTCGACCGCTCTCCACCTTCCAGACCGTTGCCGCACAGCTGTCCGAGATCTATATCGCCTCGCGCACCATCGATCTGCTCTCCACGTCCGCGGTCTGGCGGCTCGCGGAGGATCTGGACGCCGCCGAAGATCTGGCCATCCTGGGCTACTGGCTGACCTCGCAGGCCTCGCCCGCCATGCGTCTGAGTCACCATCTGCATGGCGGTATGGGCATGGACATCACCTATCCGATGGATCGGTACTACTCCTCGATCAAGGACCTCACCCGGCTGCTCGGGGGTCCGACGTATCGCCTGGATCTGGTGGGAGCCTGA
- a CDS encoding cytochrome P450, which translates to MPSIIPSDFDLLDAALNLERLPVEELAELRKSEPVHWVDVPGGTGGFGDKGYWLVTKHADVKEVSKRNDIFGSSPDGAIPVWPQEMTREAVDLQKAVLLNMDAPQHTRLRKIVSRGFTPRAIGRLEAELAERAQKIAQAAAAEGSGDFVEQVSCELPLQAIAGLLGVPQEDRDKLFRWSNEMTAGEDPEYADVDPAMSSFELITYAMKMAEERSKNPTEDIVTKLIEADIEGEKLSDDEFGFFVVMLAVAGNETTRNSITHGMIAFSQHPEQWELYKKERPGTTADEIVRWATPVSAFQRTALEDTELGGVAIKKGERVVMSYRSANFDDEVFDAPHDFNILRDPNPHVGFGGTGAHYCIGANLARMTINLIFNSVADHMPDLKPIGEPERLKSGWLNGIKHWQVDYTGK; encoded by the coding sequence ATGCCATCCATCATCCCGAGCGACTTCGATCTCCTCGACGCGGCACTCAACCTGGAGCGCCTCCCCGTGGAAGAGCTGGCGGAACTTCGAAAATCCGAGCCCGTCCACTGGGTGGACGTGCCCGGTGGCACCGGCGGATTCGGTGACAAGGGCTACTGGCTCGTCACCAAGCATGCCGACGTCAAAGAGGTGTCCAAGCGCAACGACATCTTCGGCAGCTCGCCCGACGGTGCCATCCCGGTGTGGCCACAGGAGATGACCCGCGAGGCGGTCGACCTGCAGAAGGCCGTGCTGCTGAATATGGATGCCCCGCAGCACACCCGGCTGCGCAAGATCGTCTCCCGCGGATTCACCCCGCGCGCGATCGGCCGCTTGGAGGCCGAACTCGCCGAGCGGGCCCAGAAGATCGCGCAGGCCGCGGCCGCCGAGGGCTCGGGCGACTTCGTCGAGCAGGTGTCGTGTGAACTTCCGCTGCAGGCCATCGCCGGTCTGCTCGGTGTGCCACAAGAGGATCGCGACAAGCTGTTCCGCTGGTCCAACGAGATGACCGCCGGCGAGGATCCTGAGTACGCCGACGTCGACCCGGCGATGTCCTCGTTCGAACTCATCACCTACGCGATGAAGATGGCCGAGGAACGGTCCAAGAACCCGACCGAGGACATCGTCACCAAGCTCATCGAGGCCGATATCGAGGGCGAGAAACTGTCCGACGACGAGTTCGGCTTCTTCGTCGTCATGCTCGCCGTCGCGGGCAACGAGACCACCCGAAACTCCATCACCCACGGCATGATCGCCTTCTCGCAGCACCCCGAGCAGTGGGAGCTCTACAAGAAGGAGCGCCCCGGTACCACTGCCGACGAGATCGTCCGCTGGGCCACGCCGGTGTCGGCCTTCCAGCGCACCGCGCTCGAGGACACCGAACTGGGCGGCGTGGCGATCAAGAAGGGCGAGCGTGTGGTGATGTCCTACCGCTCGGCCAACTTCGACGACGAGGTTTTTGACGCTCCTCACGACTTCAATATCCTTCGGGACCCGAATCCGCACGTCGGGTTCGGCGGCACCGGCGCGCACTACTGCATCGGCGCCAACCTGGCTCGGATGACCATCAACCTGATCTTCAACTCGGTCGCCGATCACATGCCCGACCTGAAGCCGATCGGCGAGCCCGAGCGGCTGAAGTCCGGCTGGCTCAATGGTATTAAGCATTGGCAGGTCGACTACACCGGTAAGTGA